The nucleotide sequence AACTGCCAGGTGGTTTCCAGGTGAGCTGACCCCCTGTTAGCCAACGACTATTTTCCAGAGAAGGTGGATCTGGAAGAGAAGCCTTATCTACCAGTAGGGCTGTAAAGGGTATCTTCGGGAGACACCAGCAGTGTCTACAATAATCACttacaaagttatttttaaaaaataaaagaagaaagcaaaatgcaAGACTGATCTTCCAGAGGCCTTCTCTGTCTACCCTTGATTTCTGCCATCTACACTTGCTGCTCGGCCACCACTGACACAGTTAACCAATGTGAAGTCTTGACTCTAGAATTGAGAGAAAATAGGATTGGCTTCCTGAATTGAAGATTACACTGTTTCTAAACATAGGATTCTTTATTTAAAGTAActatgggggcagccccggtggctcagtggtttattgccaccttcggcccagggtgtgatcctggagacctgggatcgagtcccacatcaggctccctgcatggagcctgcttctccctctgcctgtgtctctgcctctctctctctctctctctctcactgtttctcatgaataaattaaaaaaaaaaaaaaaaaaaaactatggaagggatgcctggatgactcagtggtttagcgcctccctttggcccagggcgtgaccctggagtcccgggatcaagttccacattggactccctgcatggagcctgcctctccctctgcctgtgtgtctctgcctctctctttgtgtctctcatgaataaataaaatcttaaaaaaaactatggaagaaaacagtgttttccttctattacttttaaaatctggGGCCCTTAGCAAAATGAAAGTAggagctttttaaatatatccttCCACTTGCATTATTGCTAGGTCTGAGGTTTTCACTTCTGCAGGAGAAGCCCTCTGGTGGCCCATGGGCTGCCTGCCTTGCCCTGTCTTCTAAGGGGCTGCCTTGTTACTTTGAATTGGGCAACTGGGAGCCAGAGAAAGAAGGTGCCTGGGAATTCCaggtcctctgtccctccccccaccatctcTGCCCACTTGTTCAGGGAATCCTCCTCAACTGCCACAGAATATTCCCATACATAGATAGCCTTGGGGGATCGCCACCAAAGAGACTGGGACTGGTAGGGTTCTGTTGCTCTGGTAACCAGTTGTCCAGAGCCTCTGCATTGGATCTGCCGGGGTTCCGGGAAGAGGCAGGCCTGGCTGGGCCAGGCTTAGAGGAAGGCtttggggcaggagcagggaacAGCCTAGTCTTGGCTGTACTTTTTATCTCAGTGATGCCCACCCTTTCTGTGTTCCTGGATGTGCCCTTGGCCCAGAAGCTAGAAGGCAGCTTGTTAAAGACCTACAAGCAAGACGATTGTCCTAAGAAGATTTTCTTGGCCTATAGAGGTAGATACCTTGTGGTTTTGGTGTGTAAGACTTAGTACTCATATCATGATCACCCCCAGAGGACAGTATTGCACTGCCAAAGAGGACTTGGGAGATATAACCCACACCTCTTCAAGCAGAGAACTCTGTTCTTGTTAACAGAATTGCCCAGTGGGGAAAAGCGCAAAAGATTCCCAGGTCATTCTGTGCCTTTTGTCCTTCACTGGGGTCTTCCAGGGATTTGGTGTGTGCTATGGCTTCTTCTCTTCAGCTTGATGCTTGGGAGCCTGCATGGGCACTACACTTCTTCaggctcttccttctcccctcctctgaaCTAAGGGTGGTTCCCCCAAATGACTCTTCTGAAATACAGCCAACCTTCCCCAATGTGAAAGTCAGGGTTGCCTTTGCTTATCCTCGTGTGTCTATAACTTCCATGTGGTATGTCATGTTTGCCCTTTAAAGcggcataaatttaaaaaaatggcctAGGCTTCAgctatctttaaaaagacaaaaattatacatattcACTAAtagtacattgttttttaaaggggaagtgaaaaaaaaaagaaagatgtcttTTCCTAGGCAACTTTTCAAAGCCCCAAGAAAGCCAGGACCAATGCATTGTTTGTGGGCTGTCTACAGAGCCCTGACTTGGAGGCCCTGAGGCCGGGCATCCAGAGCTCCCTTTATGGTTTCCCTCACAGTCTGCATGACCACTGAAGGCCAACCCTGGGTTTCTTCCGTGGTGCCCAAGATCCGGCTTCAGATATCGCAGGACCCGTCTCTGAACTACGAGTATATGCCAATGATGGGTATGAAATCATTCATGGAGGCCTCCTTGAAACTCCTCTTTGGAAAGTACAACCAAGTCATTGTGGAGAACAGGGTGAGGTGAAGGGCCCTTTGCTTATCCACCCAGACACAGGAAGTGGAGCTCTGGGGCCCTGGAGCTCTCCTTGGCATTGACAGAGGACACCCCTGAGATTCAGAGTCCAGAGACTTAGTCAGTGGAGGGCAAAGCCAGGATCAGAACTTGGAGCCCCTGTTCTCTGCACCAGCCTACACTGTGGATGTACAAGCTCTTTCAAGAAAGGAACAGTCTGGAAGCTCTTTCAAAAAAGGAATAATCTGAATCTGAGGCAGTACTAacattattactctttttttatttttatttttattatttttttaaagattttatttatttattcatagagacacagagaaagagagagaggcagagacacaggcagagggagaagcaggctccatgcagagagcccaacgtgggacttgatccagggtctccagcatcacccactgggctgcaggcggggctaaaccgccttgggccgaaggcagactttaagccactgagccacccagggatccctatgattACTCTTAAAGAATTATgtctgctcaaaaaaaaaaaaaaaaaaaaaaaaaggaattatgtcTGCTTATTTTCTGCTGGCAGGTAGGGGGCGTGCACACTGTTGGTGACAATGGTGCCTTCCAACTTGGGGCCCAGTTCCTCAAAATCTGGCGTAAAGATTCTCGAATAGTTTACatcatttcttctaaaaaagGTGAGTATTATGCAAAATGAGGGTGACAGAAGACCCCTCTCTCCTGTTCTTGATTTCCACCCCATTCACAATCTTCACGTTGcctttctcactctctgtcatGAGCAAGATGGTGGACAAGCCAAGCATGCTCATCCCTTTCCTGTTATTGCCTCACCTTCAGCCAGTGACCCTCAGACCCATTCTCTTACATgtctgcctccatttcctctgTACCAGCTGAAGGGGGGCTGTGTTCCTACAGAATCACATGGACTCGTCTTCCAGGACATGGGCTTTACAGTTTGTGAATACTCCTTGTGGGATTCCAAGCAGCTGTGCATGGACCCCAATGTGCTTCTCGATGTGGCGGAGGTAGGGGGCCCTGCTCAGAACCTTCTCCCCAGACCTGATTacgattttattttcctttcatcccCTCCTCCCTTGTTGTCATGGAAGGCCTTTACTAGGCTTGGATTTGCCTGGCCCTTTAGTAGGAACCAACATGGAGGATCACTTCTCCATGTGTCCTAGTGCCACTCCCACCTGGTAGGGGAAGTACCTGATGAGACAGTGTCTACCTGCAGCAGGCCCCGCATGGCTGTATCTTTGTGATTGGGAACATTGGTGACTGCAAGTTGACACAGAGTCAGTGGGCAAGGTTGATAGCCAGCATGAAGGTGAGCCCAACATCTGGCCgactttcctccctctctccatctacCATCTCCTCCACTGACctcattctttttccatttttctttctctacagagCAAGCAGATATTCCCATTTTTTGACATTCCTTATCAAGGTTTGTCCACCGGGAACTTGGAGGAAGATACTGGATTCTTACAATACTTTGTGTCTCAGGACTTTGAGTTCTTCTGCAGCCAGTCTCTGTCCAAGATTTTTGGCATCTATGGTATGCTatgggcaggaggggaagggaagtcCTAGTGCTGAAGTGGTGCCAATAGCCAAGGCACAAATGATGTGTTTGACATCTCCCGCCCTCTGGAGAGAGCCAAGGCCTCCAGAGAGAGCACCCatggaggcagaaggaaagagcacTGAGCTACAAGTCAGGTTCTGTGATACCCTCTCAGCTCAGCTCCTAAAACTAGCTACTAAAACtgactccagggatccctgggtggctcagcggtttagcacctgccttgggcccagggcgtgatcctggaaacccaggatagagtcccacatcaggctccctctgtggagcctgcttctccctttgcctgtgtctctgcctctctctctctctctctgtgtctctcatgaataaataaataaaatctttaaaaaaataaaataaaactgactccagttataaaataaaataaaataaaataaaataaaataaaataaaattgactccagttatttttttaaaagattttatttatttatttatttatgagagacacagagagagagagagaggcagagacacaggcagagggagaagcaggcttctcgcagggagcccgatgtggaacttgaacctggaactccgggatcacgccctgagctgaaggcagatgctcaaccgctgagccacccaggtgtccctgactccagttatttttaaaaatttatttaacttttatagagggagagagggaggaaaggcagagggagagagggagagtgaaactCAAGgagcttgatttcatgaccctgagatcatgacttgagccaaaagtaagagttgggtgcttaactgactgagccacgcaggtgccccaagactgaCTCCAGTTAAATCATTTCCCctttgggcctctgtttcctcagctATAAGA is from Canis lupus dingo isolate Sandy chromosome 16, ASM325472v2, whole genome shotgun sequence and encodes:
- the GOT1L1 gene encoding putative aspartate aminotransferase, cytoplasmic 2 isoform X3, with amino-acid sequence MPTLSVFLDVPLAQKLEGSLLKTYKQDDCPKKIFLAYRVCMTTEGQPWVSSVVPKIRLQISQDPSLNYEYMPMMGMKSFMEASLKLLFGKYNQVIVENRVGGVHTVGDNGAFQLGAQFLKIWRKDSRIVYIISSKKESHGLVFQDMGFTVCEYSLWDSKQLCMDPNVLLDVAESKQIFPFFDIPYQGLSTGNLEEDTGFLQYFVSQDFEFFCSQSLSKIFGIYDEGVGVLVVVALNNQLLLCVLSQLMNLTQALWLNPPTRGARIITSILCNPALQGEWKQSLKELVENIMLIKEKVKEKLRLLGTPGSWDHITDQNGPQSYLGLNSQKVEYLVKKKHIYIPKNGRINFTCINAWNIDYITQSINEAVLSPEGSE
- the GOT1L1 gene encoding putative aspartate aminotransferase, cytoplasmic 2 isoform X2 encodes the protein MPTLSVFLDVPLAQKLEGSLLKTYKQDDCPKKIFLAYRVCMTTEGQPWVSSVVPKIRLQISQDPSLNYEYMPMMGMKSFMEASLKLLFGKYNQVIVENRVGGVHTVGDNGAFQLGAQFLKIWRKDSRIVYIISSKKESHGLVFQDMGFTVCEYSLWDSKQLCMDPNVLLDVAEAPHGCIFVIGNIGDCKLTQSQWARLIASMKSKQIFPFFDIPYQGLSTGNLEEDTGFLQYFVSQDFEFFCSQSLSKIFGIYDEGVGVLVVVALNNQLLLCVLSQLMNLTQALWLNPPTRGARIITSILCNPALQGEWKQSLKELVENIMLIKEKVKEKLRLLGTPGSWDHITDQNGPQSYLGLNSQKVEYLVKKKHIYIPKNGRINFTCINAWNIDYITQSINEAVLSPEGSE
- the GOT1L1 gene encoding putative aspartate aminotransferase, cytoplasmic 2 isoform X1 yields the protein MPTLSVFLDVPLAQKLEGSLLKTYKQDDCPKKIFLAYRVCMTTEGQPWVSSVVPKIRLQISQDPSLNYEYMPMMGMKSFMEASLKLLFGKYNQVIVENRVGGVHTVGDNGAFQLGAQFLKIWRKDSRIVYIISSKKESHGLVFQDMGFTVCEYSLWDSKQLCMDPNVLLDVAEQAPHGCIFVIGNIGDCKLTQSQWARLIASMKSKQIFPFFDIPYQGLSTGNLEEDTGFLQYFVSQDFEFFCSQSLSKIFGIYDEGVGVLVVVALNNQLLLCVLSQLMNLTQALWLNPPTRGARIITSILCNPALQGEWKQSLKELVENIMLIKEKVKEKLRLLGTPGSWDHITDQNGPQSYLGLNSQKVEYLVKKKHIYIPKNGRINFTCINAWNIDYITQSINEAVLSPEGSE